Proteins from one Neodiprion fabricii isolate iyNeoFabr1 chromosome 5, iyNeoFabr1.1, whole genome shotgun sequence genomic window:
- the LOC124181906 gene encoding cotranscriptional regulator FAM172A homolog isoform X2, with protein sequence MFRVIRRIFRSIVNWEFTKLAVMTDPVFPTTLKDFGYAFDEGGKLRKLDQSTGLITDGGFEFNVTEDHAYNQKRYEALGQVIDLHIYDLLEKEGLKKLFVPKEASSKAPELKSFIFVSEDALLNDKLMILIHGSGVVRAGQWARRLIINDNLETGTQLPYIRKARELGYAVMVLNTNDNFRTVNGKPTEIPGSQDPHSHVETVWKQYIEPSNAKHVAIVAHSYGGVCVVKLAVDHAEEFRRRVFAVGLTDSVHMITSAKDTKHILKH encoded by the exons ATGTTTAGGGTGATACGTCGCATTTTTCGCAGTATTGTGAACTGGGAGTTTACGAAACTAGCAGTAATGACTGATCCTGTATTTCCTACAACGCTGAAAGATTTTGGATACGCTTTTGATGAAG GCGGGAAACTTCGAAAGCTTGATCAAAGCACCGGCCTCATTACTGACGGTGGATTCGAGTTTAACGTTACCGAAGACCATGCTTACAATCAGAAACGATACGAAGCGCTCGGGCAG GTAATTGATTTGCACATCTATGACCTCCTAGAGAAAGAAggtctgaaaaaattgttcgtgCCGAAGGAGGCGTCGTCAAAGGCACCGGAGCTAAAGTCGTTCATATTCGTTAGCGAAGACGCATTGCTGAACGACAAGCTTATGATATTGATACATGGCAGCGGAGTTGTGAGAGCCGGTCAATGGGCAAGGCGATTAATTATAAACGACAATCTAGAGACCGGCACGCAGTTGCCTTACATAAGAAAAGCACGAGAGCTTGGATACGCGGTAATGGTTCTCAACACAAACGACAATTTCCGTACCGTAAACGGAAAGCCGACTGAAATACCG GGTAGCCAGGATCCTCATAGTCACGTCGAAACCGTCTGGAAGCAGTACATCGAGCCCTCGAATGCGAAGCACGTAGCAATCGTTGCGCACAGCTACGGTGGCGTTTGCGTCGTTAAATTG GCCGTAGACCATGCGGAAGAATTTCGACGCAGAGTATTTGCCGTCGGACTAACCGACTCTGTGCACATGATTACTTCAGCAAAAGACACAAAACACATTTTGAAG CATTGA
- the LOC124181909 gene encoding 2-iminobutanoate/2-iminopropanoate deaminase isoform X2 yields the protein MASIIRKIITCPAAPKPVGPYNQAVLVDRTVYLSGVLGLDKDSGKLVDGGAAGEARQALVNMGCILKEAGSDFEKVIKTTILLNSIDDFSAVNEVYKEFFTKDYPARSTFQVGKLPLGAKVEIEAIALTGEVKTVGGSSSAS from the exons ATGGCGTCTATAATACGGAAAATTATTACTTGTCCAGCAGCGCCTAAACCCGTTGGCCCTTATAA TCAAGCTGTCCTAGTCGACCGAACCGTTTATCTTTCTGGAGTACTTGGGCTTGATAAGGATTCTGGGAAGCTGGTCGATGGTGGGGCAGCCGGAGAAGCTCGTCAGGCACTCGTCAATATGGGGTGTATTTTAAAGGAGGCGGGTTCCGACTTTGAGAAAG TTATAAAGACGACTATCCTGCTCAACAGTATCGATGATTTTTCTGCTGTAAACGAAGTTTATAAGGAAT ttttcacAAAGGATTATCCAGCAAGGTCCACATTCCAGGTTGGGAAGCTACCATTG GGGGCGAAGGTTGAAATCGAGGCAATTGCATTGACTGGTGAAGTGAAAACGGTCGGTGGATCTTCAAGTGCCAGTTGA
- the LOC124181904 gene encoding ribonucleases P/MRP protein subunit POP1 encodes MAEKAQFDIFLGGSQELPAEAHIMKLASARANEIAAMTYSIDNPQQTKLIFQKLPMHMRRRIMSHNAKRMPRRLREMHIHQMSKSGLPPKTKRPSRKYRRRPQNLIAEYKRRQVKNAWLETHVWHAKRFHMVEKWGHRLPEHSNDRCFRASYRAVAKHCLLQDISYYSCIQLTGPINALKKMLKNHCDPGNLSFTAKSYIQGSREGNLMFYRKNGYPTSPVGTVEFIWRPGNSELKTLWIWAHPAFYQLILSEICNSFEFNLESPCHSSDSEYSGADNCRLVLLKNSLNRFRLCGPLSLAVLTTALRLPEIRKILDEVRKSEGEGDEVKSHTTMETDSPKCGDSDSDVEIVQVSKKEIEPMDVESNTRIDRDDNNESLETTARSWYSEYYRDSENIQSLQVQKEVFEHLRDLNSPNQLPPCAVMAFTVLDPRYFVPTKRNKAQTNARTIETIPVPPTLINVSAIWEPRIRKSSVKNFKTTNEINKLRSENLVPGIDNDDKYDQSYIAKVPILLIQRPGCGYGEKSLGFSSGIDVILPSGWATPFWISFIFRCAKPGGLRESTSIIFENLRLNSPDFNPPDTEAYIKEALERKTRLMEKYFRYPPNRRSNYVKLGISSPFFCEWNLLIKEWTDMATFYVLRDKKLLHLIQENISHQLPLNRHKKYQHLCESSFNKTVFKDTNTLITVKIVIESKGCPRDFAIICLPLSEDLEKLGQKRTWEGPVAKLRKDPNESIRKTLRRGHLALLKRLRRQRVKQRIKMESSDHRSVEPKASSSIAMSKKISRKKAQSIVDLQAEKMKNLYLPNCKTIRNSCDREVMGYVVKGDFSFTESKGIGLGYVTLPSLFSLIKQKSNVVLIRNTRSRQYRLARLSILT; translated from the exons ATGGCGGAAAAGGCTCAATTCGACATATTCCTCGGTGGATCCCAGGAATTACCTGCCGAAGCACATATCATGAAACTGGCATCGGCGAGAGCGAATGAAATCGCCGCGATGACTTATTCCATAG ATAATCCTCAACAGACAAAATTGATATTCCAAAAACTACCGATGCATATGCGTCGCAGAATAATGTCCCACAATGCAAAGCGTATGCCAAGGAGACTACGAGAGATGCATATTCACCAAATGTCAAAGTCAGGTTTGCCACCCAAAACAAAAAGACCCTCCCGAAAGTACCGGCGAAGGCCACAGAACCTGATCGCAGAGTACAAGCGTAGGCAGGTAAAAAATGCCTGGCTTGAAACACACGTGTGGCACGCAAAAAGGTTTCACATGGTTGAAAAATGGGGTCACAGGCTCCCTGAGCACTCAAATGATCGCTGTTTTAGAGCGAGTTACAGAGCAGTAGCAAAACACTGCCTGCTACAGGACATATCTTACTATTCTTGCATTCAGCTAACTGGACCGATTAATGCGCTGAAAAAAATGCTCAAGAATCACTGCGACCCTGGCAACCTGAGCTTCACAGCAAAATCCTATATCCAGGGTAGCAGGGAGGGGAATCTAATGTTCTACAGGAAGAACGGATATCCAACATCACCTGTGGGAACTGTAGAGTTCATATGGAGGCCTGGTAACTCTGAACTAAAAACATTATGGATATGGGCGCATCCTGCATTTTATCAGCTAATATTGTCAGAGATTTGTAACAGCTTCGAGTTTAATCTTGAGTCTCCGTGCCATTCCTCAGATTCAGAGTATTCGGGTGCTGATAATTGTAGACTAGTATTACTGAAGAATTCCTTGAACAGGTTCAGACTTTGCGGTCCATTGAGTCTGGCAGTGCTCACGACTGCCCTACGTCTGCcagagataagaaaaattcttgaCGAAGTGAGAAAATCTGAGGGAGAAGGAGATGAAGTGAAGTCACATACTACCATGGAAACAGATTCACCAAAATGTGGTGATTCGGATAGTGATGTTGAAATCGTTCAGGTTTCTAAGAAGGAAATTGAACCAATGGACGTCGAGAGCAATACTCGTATTGATAGAGATGACAACAACGAATCACTTGAGACTACTGCCCGATCATGGTATTCGGAGTATTATAGGGACTCAGAGAACATTCAGTCACTGCAAGTTCAAAAAGAGGTTTTTGAACATCTGAGGGATCTTAATTCACCCAACCAACTTCCCCCATGTGCAGTTATGGCTTTCACAGTTTTGGATCCAAGATATTTCGTCCCGACTAAACGAAATAAAGCGCAGACAAATGCAAGGACCATTGAGACGATTCCTGTTCCTCCCACACTTATTAATGTTAGTGCAATATGGGAACCCAGAATCAGAAAATCATCGGtgaaaaacttcaagactacaaatgaaataaacaaactgAGAAGTGAAAATTTAGTTCCTGGTATTGACAATGACGATAAATATGACCAAAGCTATATTGCCAAAGTACCTATTCTTCTTATCCAAAGGCCTGGATGCGGCTATGGAGAAAAAAGTCTTG gaTTCAGTTCTGGaatcgacgtaattttacCATCTGGTTGGGCAACTCCGTTTTGGatctcgtttatttttcgttGTGCCAAACCAGGAGGTTTGAGGGAATCAACAtcaattatatttgaaaatcttaGGTTGAATTCGCCTGATTTTAATCCGCCAGATACAGAAGCATACATAAAAGAAGCTTTGGAAAGAAAGACTAGGCTAATGGAAAAGTATTTCAGATATCCTCCAAACAGGAGATCAAATTACGTGAAACTTGGTATTTCTAGTCCATTCTTTTGCGAGTGGAATTTACTTATCAAGGAATGGACAGATATGGCAACGTTCTATGTACTCAGAGATAAGAAACTGCTTCATTTAATACAAGAAAATATCTCTCATCAATTACCATTGAACCGGCATAAGAAGTATCAACATCTTTGTGAATCAAGTTTCAACAAAACTGTGTTCAAAGACACTAATACGTTAATAACTGTAAAGATTGTCATAGAAAGCAAAGGGTGTCCCAGAGATTTTGCCATAATCTGCTTACCCCTCTCTGAGGATTTAGAAAAATTGGGCCAAAAAAGAACCTGGGAAGGCCCTGTAGCTAAGCTAAGGAAAGACCCCAACGAATCCATTAGAAAAACTTTGAGAAGGGGTCACTTAGCGCTATTGAAACGTTTGAGAAGACAAAGAGTAAAACAGCGGATTAAAATGGAGAGTAGTGATCACAGATCGGTTGAGCCAAAGGCCAGTTCCAGCATTGCGatgtctaaaaaaatttcgcggaAAAAGGCTCAAAGTATTGTTGACCTGCAGGCTGAAAAGATGAAGAATCTCTATTTGCCAAATTGCAAAACGATACGAAACTCTTGCGATCGAGAAGTTATGGGATACGTGGTTAAAGGAGACTTCAGTTTTACCGAATCAAAGGGAATCGGACTGGGATACGTAACACTTCCCTCTCTGTTTAGCCTAATTAAGCAGAAAAGTAACGTAGTTCTGATCAGAAACACAAGATCTAGACAATACAGACTCGCCAGACTTAGTATACTGACATGA
- the LOC124181906 gene encoding FAM172 family protein homolog CG10038 isoform X1, which translates to MFRVIRRIFRSIVNWEFTKLAVMTDPVFPTTLKDFGYAFDEGGKLRKLDQSTGLITDGGFEFNVTEDHAYNQKRYEALGQVIDLHIYDLLEKEGLKKLFVPKEASSKAPELKSFIFVSEDALLNDKLMILIHGSGVVRAGQWARRLIINDNLETGTQLPYIRKARELGYAVMVLNTNDNFRTVNGKPTEIPGSQDPHSHVETVWKQYIEPSNAKHVAIVAHSYGGVCVVKLAVDHAEEFRRRVFAVGLTDSVHMITSAKDTKHILKVARNWVSSEKPLDTPERSPDGDIERCSAGHAIHEMTSYSCMESLFQFVEERFNEARGKSDL; encoded by the exons ATGTTTAGGGTGATACGTCGCATTTTTCGCAGTATTGTGAACTGGGAGTTTACGAAACTAGCAGTAATGACTGATCCTGTATTTCCTACAACGCTGAAAGATTTTGGATACGCTTTTGATGAAG GCGGGAAACTTCGAAAGCTTGATCAAAGCACCGGCCTCATTACTGACGGTGGATTCGAGTTTAACGTTACCGAAGACCATGCTTACAATCAGAAACGATACGAAGCGCTCGGGCAG GTAATTGATTTGCACATCTATGACCTCCTAGAGAAAGAAggtctgaaaaaattgttcgtgCCGAAGGAGGCGTCGTCAAAGGCACCGGAGCTAAAGTCGTTCATATTCGTTAGCGAAGACGCATTGCTGAACGACAAGCTTATGATATTGATACATGGCAGCGGAGTTGTGAGAGCCGGTCAATGGGCAAGGCGATTAATTATAAACGACAATCTAGAGACCGGCACGCAGTTGCCTTACATAAGAAAAGCACGAGAGCTTGGATACGCGGTAATGGTTCTCAACACAAACGACAATTTCCGTACCGTAAACGGAAAGCCGACTGAAATACCG GGTAGCCAGGATCCTCATAGTCACGTCGAAACCGTCTGGAAGCAGTACATCGAGCCCTCGAATGCGAAGCACGTAGCAATCGTTGCGCACAGCTACGGTGGCGTTTGCGTCGTTAAATTG GCCGTAGACCATGCGGAAGAATTTCGACGCAGAGTATTTGCCGTCGGACTAACCGACTCTGTGCACATGATTACTTCAGCAAAAGACACAAAACACATTTTGAAG GTGGCGCGAAATTGGGTATCCTCAGAGAAGCCCCTGGACACCCCGGAGCGATCGCCTGACGGTGACATCGAACGGTGTTCTGCGG gACATGCGATCCACGAGATGACGTCGTACTCCTGCATGGAGTCCCTTTTCCAATTCGTAGAGGAGAGGTTCAACGAGGCGAGAGGAAAATCCGATCTCTAA
- the LOC124181907 gene encoding acyl-protein thioesterase 1 isoform X1 produces the protein MTTPVVIAATARHTATLIFLHGLGDTGHGWASSMGSVRSPHVKVICPTAPTMPVTLNAGFRMPSWFDLRSLDPSGPEDEEGIRRAAEVVHSLIAQEVAAGIPTKRIVIGGFSQGGALAMYSALTFPEPLAGVIALSAWLPLHQRFPASAVGNKNVPLLQCHGDCDPIVPYKWGQMTASLLKQFMTNTEFKTYRGMMHTSCDDEMRDMKMFVEKVLKP, from the exons ATGACGACTCCGGTTGTAATTGCCGCAACGGCTCGACACACCGCGACG CTCATATTTCTCCATGGGCTTGGAGACACGGG ACATGGATGGGCAAGCTCGATGGGATCTGTGCGATCTCCTCACGTCAAAGTAATTTGTCCAACTGC GCCAACTATGCCAGTGACGTTGAACGCCGGATTCCGGATGCCTTCGTG gTTTGACCTGAGATCGCTCGATCCATCAGGTCCAGAAGATGAAGAGGGTATCCGTAGGGCTGCAGAAGTTGTACACTCGTTGATAGCTCAGGAGGTCGCAGCTGGTATACCAACGAAGAGAATCGTTATCGGAGGATTTAGTCAAGGTGGAGCTCTGGCGATGTATAGTGCACTCACGTTTCCAGAGCCTCTAGCAGGCGTCATAGCTTTATCAGCTTGGCTCCCTTTGCATCAGAGGTTCCCCGCC AGTGCGGTTGGCAATAAAAATGTCCCGTTGCTGCAGTGCCACGGTGATTGCGATCCAATTGTTCCATACAAGTGGGGCCAGATGACTGCGTCGTTGTTGAAGCAGTTCATGACCAATACAGAGTTTAAAACGTATCGAGGAATGATGCACACATCTTGCGACGAT gagATGCGCGATATGAAGATGTTCGTTGAAAAAGTTCTCAAGCCATAA
- the LOC124181907 gene encoding acyl-protein thioesterase 2 isoform X2, giving the protein MGSVRSPHVKVICPTAPTMPVTLNAGFRMPSWFDLRSLDPSGPEDEEGIRRAAEVVHSLIAQEVAAGIPTKRIVIGGFSQGGALAMYSALTFPEPLAGVIALSAWLPLHQRFPASAVGNKNVPLLQCHGDCDPIVPYKWGQMTASLLKQFMTNTEFKTYRGMMHTSCDDEMRDMKMFVEKVLKP; this is encoded by the exons ATGGGATCTGTGCGATCTCCTCACGTCAAAGTAATTTGTCCAACTGC GCCAACTATGCCAGTGACGTTGAACGCCGGATTCCGGATGCCTTCGTG gTTTGACCTGAGATCGCTCGATCCATCAGGTCCAGAAGATGAAGAGGGTATCCGTAGGGCTGCAGAAGTTGTACACTCGTTGATAGCTCAGGAGGTCGCAGCTGGTATACCAACGAAGAGAATCGTTATCGGAGGATTTAGTCAAGGTGGAGCTCTGGCGATGTATAGTGCACTCACGTTTCCAGAGCCTCTAGCAGGCGTCATAGCTTTATCAGCTTGGCTCCCTTTGCATCAGAGGTTCCCCGCC AGTGCGGTTGGCAATAAAAATGTCCCGTTGCTGCAGTGCCACGGTGATTGCGATCCAATTGTTCCATACAAGTGGGGCCAGATGACTGCGTCGTTGTTGAAGCAGTTCATGACCAATACAGAGTTTAAAACGTATCGAGGAATGATGCACACATCTTGCGACGAT gagATGCGCGATATGAAGATGTTCGTTGAAAAAGTTCTCAAGCCATAA
- the LOC124181909 gene encoding 2-iminobutanoate/2-iminopropanoate deaminase isoform X1 has protein sequence MAMKIIRKIISTARAPKSAGPYNQAVLVDRTVYLSGVLGLDKDSGKLVDGGAAGEARQALVNMGCILKEAGSDFEKVIKTTILLNSIDDFSAVNEVYKEFFTKDYPARSTFQVGKLPLGAKVEIEAIALTGEVKTVGGSSSAS, from the exons ATggcgatgaaaattattcgaaaaattatatcaactGCAAGAGCACCAAAATCGGCCGGACCATATAA TCAAGCTGTCCTAGTCGACCGAACCGTTTATCTTTCTGGAGTACTTGGGCTTGATAAGGATTCTGGGAAGCTGGTCGATGGTGGGGCAGCCGGAGAAGCTCGTCAGGCACTCGTCAATATGGGGTGTATTTTAAAGGAGGCGGGTTCCGACTTTGAGAAAG TTATAAAGACGACTATCCTGCTCAACAGTATCGATGATTTTTCTGCTGTAAACGAAGTTTATAAGGAAT ttttcacAAAGGATTATCCAGCAAGGTCCACATTCCAGGTTGGGAAGCTACCATTG GGGGCGAAGGTTGAAATCGAGGCAATTGCATTGACTGGTGAAGTGAAAACGGTCGGTGGATCTTCAAGTGCCAGTTGA